A window of Gouania willdenowi chromosome 12, fGouWil2.1, whole genome shotgun sequence contains these coding sequences:
- the LOC114473357 gene encoding phospholipase A2-like — MVCLLLCDEPPPSRMNTIQTVFLFGLCLSFAQCLDIHALNQFRNMILCVMPDSWPIFDYADYGCYCGKGGSGTPVDDLDRCCQVHDQCFSDAMQHPDCWPILDNPYTELYHYSCDEKNRKVTCGSANDECEMFICECDRKAAECFARSPWNPEHEHLPSDQCK, encoded by the exons ATGGTCTGCTTGCTACTCTGTGACGAACCTCCACCAAGCAGGATGAATACCATCCAGACCGTCTTTCTCTTTGGCCTGTGCCTCTCTTTTG CTCAATGCTTGGACATCCACGCACTCAATCAGTTCAGAAACATGATCCTGTGTGTAATGCCTGACAGCTGGCCTATTTTTGACTATGCTGATTATGGTTGTTACTGTGGAAAGGGAGGCTCAGGCACACCTGTGGATGATCTTGACAG GTGCTGCCAGGTGCATGACCAGTGTTTCAGTGATGCCATGCAGCATCCTGACTGCTGGCCCATCTTGGACAACCCGTACACTGAGCTCTACCACTACAGCTGTGATGAGAAAAACAGGAAGGTCACATGTGGCA GTGCAAATGACGAATGTGAGATGTTCATCTGCGAGTGTGACAGGAAGGCCGCAGAGTGTTTTGCCCGATCACCTTGGAATCCTGAGCATGAGCACCTCCCCAGTGACCAGTGCAAATAA
- the prkab1a gene encoding 5'-AMP-activated protein kinase subunit beta-1a, whose translation MGNTSSERAALGHGEKAQRRDSRGSKEGDRPKILMDSPEDADIFHSEDMKAPLEKEEFLAWQQDLEAEDKDSTLDRPTVFRWTGDGKEVFLCGSFNNWANKIPLIRSQNTFVAIVDLPEGEHQYKFYVDGQWTHDPAEPVVTSQLGTVNNIIQVKKTDFEVFDALMVDSQKCSDMSDLSSSPPGPYHQDAYVPKQEEKFKSPPILPPHLLQVILNKDTGISCDPALLPEPNHVMLNHLYALSIKDGVMVLSATHRYKKKYVTTLLYKPI comes from the exons ATGGGGAATACAAGCAGTGAGAGGGCTGCTCTGGGCCATGGGGAGAAGGCCCAGCGCAGGGACAGCCGTGGAAGCAAAGAGGGAGACAGACCAAAAATCCTGATGGATAGCCCAGAAGACGCAGATATTTTTCATTCTGAGGACATGAAG GCTCCTTTAGAGAAAGAGGAGTTTCTTGCATGGCAGCAAGACCTAGAGGCAGAAGATAAAGATTCAACCTTAGATCGACCAACTGTCTTTCGCTGGACTGGCGATGGAAAAGAGGTGTTCCTCTGTGGATCTTTCAACAACTGGGCCAACAAGATTCCTCTCATAAGAAG TCAGAACACTTTTGTGGCGATTGTTGATCTACCTGAAGGGGAGCATCAGTACAAGTTTTATGTTGATGGCCAGTGGACCCATGATCCTGCTGAG CCTGTTGTGACCAGCCAACTAGGCACAGTCAACAACATAATCCAGGTGAAGAAAACCGACTTTGAGGTGTTTGACGCTCTGATGGTGGACTCACAAAAATGCTCCGACATGTCAG ATCTGTCCAGTTCTCCCCCGGGGCCTTATCATCAAGACGCTTATGTCCCCAAACAGGAAGAGAAGTTTAAGTCTCCCCCCATACTCCCCCCTCACCTCCTACAGGTCATTCTTAACAAAGACACTGGGATCTCT TGTGACCCTGCACTCCTCCCAGAACCCAACCACGTCATGCTTAACCACCTCTATGCTCTCTCCATTAAG GATGGAGTGATGGTGCTCAGCGCAACGCACCGCTATAAAAAGAAGTATGTCACCACCTTACTATACAAGCCCATCTGA